Proteins encoded in a region of the Papio anubis isolate 15944 chromosome 14, Panubis1.0, whole genome shotgun sequence genome:
- the DCTN1 gene encoding dynactin subunit 1 isoform X11, whose translation MSAEASARPLRVGSRVEVIGKGHRGTVAYVGATLFATGKWVGVILDEAKGKNDGTVQGRKYFTCDEGHGIFVRQSQIQVFEDGADTTSPETPDSSASKVLKREGTDTTAKTSKLPTRPASTGVAGASSSLGPSGSASAGELSSSEPSTPAQTPLAAPIIPTPALTSPGAVPPLPSPSKEEEGLRAQVRDLEEKLETLRLKRAEDKAKLKELEKHKIQLEQVQEWKSKMQEQQADLQRRLKEARKEAKEALEAKERYMEEMADTADAIEMATLDKEMAEERAESLQQEVEALKERVDELTTDLEILKAEIEEKGSDGAASSYQLKQLEEQNARLKDALVRMRDLSSSEKQEHVKLQKLMEKKNQELEVVRQQRERLQEELSQAESTIDELKEQVDAALGAEEMVEMLTDRNLNLEEKVRELRETVGDLEAMNEMNDELQENARETELELREQLDMAGARVREAQKRVEAAQETVADYQQTIKKYRQLTAHLQDVNRELTNQQEASVERQQQPPPETFDFKIKFAETKAHAKAIEMELRQMEVAQANRHMSLLTAFMPDSFLRPGGDHDCVLVLLLMPRLICKAELIRKQAQEKFELSENCSERPGLRGAAGEQLSFAAGLVYSLSLLQATLHRYEHALSQCSVDVYKKVGSLYPEMSAHERSLDFLIELLHKDQLDETVNVEPLTKAIKYYQHLYSIHLAEQPEDCTMQLADHIKFTQSALDCMSVEVGRLRAFLQGGQEATDIALLLRDLETSCSDIRQFCKKIRRRMPGTDAPGIPAALAFGPQVSDTLLDCRKHLTWVVAVLQEVAAAAAQLIAPLAENEGLPVAALEELAFKASEQIYGTPSSSPYECLRQSCNILISTMNKLATAMQEGEYDAERPPSKPPPVELRAAALRAEITDAEGLGLKLEDRETVIKELKKSLKIKGEELSEANVRLSLLEKKLDSAAKDADERIEKVQTRLEETQALLRKKEKDFEETMDALQADIDQLEAEKTELKQRLNSQSKRTIEGLRSPPPSGIATLVSGIAGEEQQRGAVPGQAPGSVPGPGLVKDSPLLLQQISAMRLHISQLQHENNILKGAQMKASLASLPPLHVAKLSHEGPGSELPAGALYRKTSQLLETLNQLSTHTHVVDITRTSPATKSPSAQLMEQVAQLKSLSDTIEKLKDEVLKETVSQRPGATVPTDFATFPSSAFLRAKEEQQDDTVYMGKVTFSCAAGLGQRHRLVLTQEQLHQLHSRLIS comes from the exons AGGGAACTGATACAACTGCAAAGACTAGCAAACTG CCCACCCGCCCAGCCAGTACTGGGGTGGCTGGGGCCAGTAGCTCCCTGGGCCCCTCTGGCTCAGCATCAGCAGGTGAGCTGAGCAGCAGTGAGCCCAGCACCCCGGCTCAGACTCCGCTGGCAGCACCCATCATCCCCACGCCGGCCCTCACCTCTCCTGGAGCAGTCCCCCCGCTTCCTTCCCCCTCCAAG gaggaggagggactaAGGGCTCAGGTGCGGGACCTGGAGGAAAAACTAGAGACCCTGAGACTGAAACGGGCAGAAGACaaagcaaagctaaaagagcTGGAGAAACACAAAATCCAACTGGAGCAGGTGCAGGAATGGAAGAGCAAAATGCAGGAGCAGCAGGCCGACCTGCAGCGGCGCCTCAAGGAGGCGAGAAAG GAAGCCAAGGAGGCCCTGGAGGCAAAGGAACGTTATATGGAGGAGATGGCTGATACTGCTGATGCCATTGAGATGGCCACTTTGGACAAGGAGATGGCTGAAGAGCGGGCTGAGTCCCTGcagcaggaggtggaggcacTGAAAGAGCGAGTGGACGAGCTCACCACTGACTTAGAGATCCTCAAGGCTGAGATTGAAGAGAAGG GCTCAGATGGCGCTGCATCCAGTTATCAGCTCAAGCAGCTTGAGGAGCAGAACGCCCGCCTGAAGGATGCCCTGGTGAG GATGCGGGATCTTTCTTCCTCAGAGAAGCAGGAGCATGTGAAGCTCCAGAAGCTCATGGAAAAGAAGAACCAAGAACTGGAAGTTGTGAGGCAGCAGCGGGAGCGTCTGCAGGAGGAGCTAAGCCAGGCAGAGAGCACCATTGATGAGCTCAAGGAGCAG GTGGATGCTGCTCTGGGTGCTGAGGAGATGGTGGAGATGCTGACAGATCGGAACCTGAATCTGGAAGAGAAAGTGCGCGAGTTGAGGGAGACTGTGGGAGACTTG GAAGCGATGAATGAGATGAACGACGAGCTGCAGGAGAATGCACGTGAGACAGAACTGGAGCTGCGGGAGCAGCTGGACATGGCGGGCGCGCGGGTTCGTGAGGCCCAGAAGCGTGTGGAGGCAGCCCAGGAGACGGTTGCAGACTACCAGCAGACCATTAAGAAGTACCGCCAGCTGACCGCCCATCTTCAG GATGTGAATCGGGAACTGACAAACCAGCAGGAAGCATCTGTGGAGAGGCAACAGCAGCCACCTCCAGAGACCTTTGACTTCAAAATCAAGTTTGCTGAGACTAAGGCCCATGCCAAG GCAATTGAGATGGAATTGAGGCAGATGGAGGTGGCCCAGGCCAACCGACACATGTCCCTGCTGACAGCCTTCATGCCTGACAGCTTCCTTCGGCCAGGTGGGGACCATGACTGCGTTCTGGTGCTGCTACTCATGCCTCGTCTCATTTGCAAG GCAGAGCTGATCCGGAAGCAGGCCCAGGAGAAGTTTGAACTAAGTGAGAACTGTTCAGAGCGGCCTGGGCTGCGAGGAGCTGCTGGGGAACAACTCAGCTTTGCTGCTGGACTGGTGTACTCGCTGAGCCTACTGCAGGCCACGCTACACCGCTATGAGCA TGCCCTCTCTCAGTGCAGTGTGGATGTGTATAAGAAAGTGGGCAGCCTCTACCCTGAGATGAGTGCCCATGAGCGTTCATTGGATTTCCTTATTGAACTGCTGCACAAGGATCAGCTGGATGAGACTGTCAATGTGGAGCCTCTCACCAAGGCCATCAAGTACTATCAG CATCTGTACAGCATCCACCTTGCCGAACAGCCTGAGGACTGTACTATGCAGCTGGCTGACCACATTAAG TTCACGCAAAGTGCTCTGGACTGCATGAGTGTGGAGGTAGGACGGCTGCGTGCCTTCTTGCAG GGTGGGCAGGAGGCTACAGATATTGCCCTTCTGCTCCGGGATCTGGAAACTTCGTGCAGTGACATCCGCCAGTTCTGCAAGAAGATCCGAAGGCGAATGCCAGGGACAGATGCTCCTGGGATCCCAGCTGCACTGGCCTTTGGACCACAG GTATCTGACACGCTCCTAGACTGCAGGAAACACTTGACATGGGTCGTGGCTGTGCTGCAGGAGGTGGCAGCTGCTGCTGCCCAGCTCATTGCCCCACTGGCGGAGAATGAGGGGCTACCTGTGGCTGCCCTGGAGGAACTGGCTTTCAAAGCAAGCGAGCAG ATCTATGGGACCCCTTCCAGCAGCCCCTATGAGTGTCTGCGCCAGTCATGCAACATCCTCATCAGTACCATGAACAAGCTGGCCACAGCCATGCAGGAGGGGGAGTATGATGCAGAGCGGCCCCCCAGCAAG CCTCCACCAGTTGAGTTGCGGGCTGCCGCCCTTCGTGCAGAGATCACAGATGCTGAAGGACTGGGTTTGAAGCTCGAAGATCGAGAGACAGTTATTAAGGAGTTGAAGAAGTCACTCAAGATTAAG GGAGAGGAGCTAAGTGAGGCCAATGTGCGGCTGAGCCTCCTGGAGAAGAAGTTGGACAGTGCTGCCAAGGATGCAGATGAGCGTATCGAGAAAGTCCAGACTCGGCTGGAGGAGACCCAGGCACTGCTGCGGAAGAAGGAGAA AGATTTTGAGGAGACAATGGATGCACTCCAGGCTGACATCGACCAGCTGGAGGCAGAGAAGACAGAACTAAAGCAACGGCTGAACAGCCAGTCTAAGCGCACAATTGAGGGGCTCCGGAGCCCTCCTCCTTCAGGCATTGCTACTCTGGTCTCTGGCATTGCTGGTG AAGAACAACAGCGAG GAGCTGTCCCTGGGCAGGCTCCAGGGTctgtgccaggcccagggctggTGAAGGACTCACCACTGCTGCTTCAGCAGATCTCTGCCATGAGGCTGCACATCTCCCAGCTCCAGCATGAGAATAACATCCTCAAG GGAGCCCAGATGAAGGCATCCTTGGCATCCCTGCCCCCTCTGCATGTTGCAAAGCTATCCCATGAGGGCCCTGGCAGTGAGTTACCAGCTGGAGCGCTGTATCGTAAGACCAGCCAGCTGCTGGAGACGTTGAATCAgttgagcacacacacacacgtagtaGACATCACTCGCACTAGCCCTG CTACCAAGAGTCCATCAGCCCAACTTATGGAGCAAGTGGCTCAGCTTAAGTCCCTGAGTGACACCATTGAGAAGCTCAAG GATGAGGTCCTCAAGGAAACAGTATCTCAGCGCCCTGGAGCCACAGTACCCACTGACTTTGCCACCTTCCCTTCATCAGCCTTCCTCAGG GCCAAGGAGGAGCAGCAGGATGACACAGTCTACATGGGCAAAGTGACCTTCTCCTGTGCGGCTGGTCTTGGACAGCGACACCGGCTGGTGCTGACCCAGGAGCAGCTGCACCAGCTTCACAGTCGCCTCATCTCCTAA
- the DCTN1 gene encoding dynactin subunit 1 isoform X12, producing MSAEASARPLRVGSRVEVIGKGHRGTVAYVGATLFATGKWVGVILDEAKGKNDGTVQGRKYFTCDEGHGIFVRQSQIQVFEDGADTTSPETPDSSASKVLKREGTDTTAKTSKLPTRPASTGVAGASSSLGPSGSASAGELSSSEPSTPAQTPLAAPIIPTPALTSPGAVPPLPSPSKEEEGLRAQVRDLEEKLETLRLKRAEDKAKLKELEKHKIQLEQVQEWKSKMQEQQADLQRRLKEARKEAKEALEAKERYMEEMADTADAIEMATLDKEMAEERAESLQQEVEALKERVDELTTDLEILKAEIEEKGSDGAASSYQLKQLEEQNARLKDALVRMRDLSSSEKQEHVKLQKLMEKKNQELEVVRQQRERLQEELSQAESTIDELKEQVDAALGAEEMVEMLTDRNLNLEEKVRELRETVGDLEAMNEMNDELQENARETELELREQLDMAGARVREAQKRVEAAQETVADYQQTIKKYRQLTAHLQDVNRELTNQQEASVERQQQPPPETFDFKIKFAETKAHAKAIEMELRQMEVAQANRHMSLLTAFMPDSFLRPGGDHDCVLVLLLMPRLICKAELIRKQAQEKFELSENCSERPGLRGAAGEQLSFAAGLVYSLSLLQATLHRYEHALSQCSVDVYKKVGSLYPEMSAHERSLDFLIELLHKDQLDETVNVEPLTKAIKYYQHLYSIHLAEQPEDCTMQLADHIKFTQSALDCMSVEVGRLRAFLQGGQEATDIALLLRDLETSCSDIRQFCKKIRRRMPGTDAPGIPAALAFGPQVSDTLLDCRKHLTWVVAVLQEVAAAAAQLIAPLAENEGLPVAALEELAFKASEQIYGTPSSSPYECLRQSCNILISTMNKLATAMQEGEYDAERPPSKPPPVELRAAALRAEITDAEGLGLKLEDRETVIKELKKSLKIKGEELSEANVRLSLLEKKLDSAAKDADERIEKVQTRLEETQALLRKKEKDFEETMDALQADIDQLEAEKTELKQRLNSQSKRTIEGLRSPPPSGIATLVSGIAGGAVPGQAPGSVPGPGLVKDSPLLLQQISAMRLHISQLQHENNILKGAQMKASLASLPPLHVAKLSHEGPGSELPAGALYRKTSQLLETLNQLSTHTHVVDITRTSPATKSPSAQLMEQVAQLKSLSDTIEKLKDEVLKETVSQRPGATVPTDFATFPSSAFLRAKEEQQDDTVYMGKVTFSCAAGLGQRHRLVLTQEQLHQLHSRLIS from the exons AGGGAACTGATACAACTGCAAAGACTAGCAAACTG CCCACCCGCCCAGCCAGTACTGGGGTGGCTGGGGCCAGTAGCTCCCTGGGCCCCTCTGGCTCAGCATCAGCAGGTGAGCTGAGCAGCAGTGAGCCCAGCACCCCGGCTCAGACTCCGCTGGCAGCACCCATCATCCCCACGCCGGCCCTCACCTCTCCTGGAGCAGTCCCCCCGCTTCCTTCCCCCTCCAAG gaggaggagggactaAGGGCTCAGGTGCGGGACCTGGAGGAAAAACTAGAGACCCTGAGACTGAAACGGGCAGAAGACaaagcaaagctaaaagagcTGGAGAAACACAAAATCCAACTGGAGCAGGTGCAGGAATGGAAGAGCAAAATGCAGGAGCAGCAGGCCGACCTGCAGCGGCGCCTCAAGGAGGCGAGAAAG GAAGCCAAGGAGGCCCTGGAGGCAAAGGAACGTTATATGGAGGAGATGGCTGATACTGCTGATGCCATTGAGATGGCCACTTTGGACAAGGAGATGGCTGAAGAGCGGGCTGAGTCCCTGcagcaggaggtggaggcacTGAAAGAGCGAGTGGACGAGCTCACCACTGACTTAGAGATCCTCAAGGCTGAGATTGAAGAGAAGG GCTCAGATGGCGCTGCATCCAGTTATCAGCTCAAGCAGCTTGAGGAGCAGAACGCCCGCCTGAAGGATGCCCTGGTGAG GATGCGGGATCTTTCTTCCTCAGAGAAGCAGGAGCATGTGAAGCTCCAGAAGCTCATGGAAAAGAAGAACCAAGAACTGGAAGTTGTGAGGCAGCAGCGGGAGCGTCTGCAGGAGGAGCTAAGCCAGGCAGAGAGCACCATTGATGAGCTCAAGGAGCAG GTGGATGCTGCTCTGGGTGCTGAGGAGATGGTGGAGATGCTGACAGATCGGAACCTGAATCTGGAAGAGAAAGTGCGCGAGTTGAGGGAGACTGTGGGAGACTTG GAAGCGATGAATGAGATGAACGACGAGCTGCAGGAGAATGCACGTGAGACAGAACTGGAGCTGCGGGAGCAGCTGGACATGGCGGGCGCGCGGGTTCGTGAGGCCCAGAAGCGTGTGGAGGCAGCCCAGGAGACGGTTGCAGACTACCAGCAGACCATTAAGAAGTACCGCCAGCTGACCGCCCATCTTCAG GATGTGAATCGGGAACTGACAAACCAGCAGGAAGCATCTGTGGAGAGGCAACAGCAGCCACCTCCAGAGACCTTTGACTTCAAAATCAAGTTTGCTGAGACTAAGGCCCATGCCAAG GCAATTGAGATGGAATTGAGGCAGATGGAGGTGGCCCAGGCCAACCGACACATGTCCCTGCTGACAGCCTTCATGCCTGACAGCTTCCTTCGGCCAGGTGGGGACCATGACTGCGTTCTGGTGCTGCTACTCATGCCTCGTCTCATTTGCAAG GCAGAGCTGATCCGGAAGCAGGCCCAGGAGAAGTTTGAACTAAGTGAGAACTGTTCAGAGCGGCCTGGGCTGCGAGGAGCTGCTGGGGAACAACTCAGCTTTGCTGCTGGACTGGTGTACTCGCTGAGCCTACTGCAGGCCACGCTACACCGCTATGAGCA TGCCCTCTCTCAGTGCAGTGTGGATGTGTATAAGAAAGTGGGCAGCCTCTACCCTGAGATGAGTGCCCATGAGCGTTCATTGGATTTCCTTATTGAACTGCTGCACAAGGATCAGCTGGATGAGACTGTCAATGTGGAGCCTCTCACCAAGGCCATCAAGTACTATCAG CATCTGTACAGCATCCACCTTGCCGAACAGCCTGAGGACTGTACTATGCAGCTGGCTGACCACATTAAG TTCACGCAAAGTGCTCTGGACTGCATGAGTGTGGAGGTAGGACGGCTGCGTGCCTTCTTGCAG GGTGGGCAGGAGGCTACAGATATTGCCCTTCTGCTCCGGGATCTGGAAACTTCGTGCAGTGACATCCGCCAGTTCTGCAAGAAGATCCGAAGGCGAATGCCAGGGACAGATGCTCCTGGGATCCCAGCTGCACTGGCCTTTGGACCACAG GTATCTGACACGCTCCTAGACTGCAGGAAACACTTGACATGGGTCGTGGCTGTGCTGCAGGAGGTGGCAGCTGCTGCTGCCCAGCTCATTGCCCCACTGGCGGAGAATGAGGGGCTACCTGTGGCTGCCCTGGAGGAACTGGCTTTCAAAGCAAGCGAGCAG ATCTATGGGACCCCTTCCAGCAGCCCCTATGAGTGTCTGCGCCAGTCATGCAACATCCTCATCAGTACCATGAACAAGCTGGCCACAGCCATGCAGGAGGGGGAGTATGATGCAGAGCGGCCCCCCAGCAAG CCTCCACCAGTTGAGTTGCGGGCTGCCGCCCTTCGTGCAGAGATCACAGATGCTGAAGGACTGGGTTTGAAGCTCGAAGATCGAGAGACAGTTATTAAGGAGTTGAAGAAGTCACTCAAGATTAAG GGAGAGGAGCTAAGTGAGGCCAATGTGCGGCTGAGCCTCCTGGAGAAGAAGTTGGACAGTGCTGCCAAGGATGCAGATGAGCGTATCGAGAAAGTCCAGACTCGGCTGGAGGAGACCCAGGCACTGCTGCGGAAGAAGGAGAA AGATTTTGAGGAGACAATGGATGCACTCCAGGCTGACATCGACCAGCTGGAGGCAGAGAAGACAGAACTAAAGCAACGGCTGAACAGCCAGTCTAAGCGCACAATTGAGGGGCTCCGGAGCCCTCCTCCTTCAGGCATTGCTACTCTGGTCTCTGGCATTGCTGGTG GAGCTGTCCCTGGGCAGGCTCCAGGGTctgtgccaggcccagggctggTGAAGGACTCACCACTGCTGCTTCAGCAGATCTCTGCCATGAGGCTGCACATCTCCCAGCTCCAGCATGAGAATAACATCCTCAAG GGAGCCCAGATGAAGGCATCCTTGGCATCCCTGCCCCCTCTGCATGTTGCAAAGCTATCCCATGAGGGCCCTGGCAGTGAGTTACCAGCTGGAGCGCTGTATCGTAAGACCAGCCAGCTGCTGGAGACGTTGAATCAgttgagcacacacacacacgtagtaGACATCACTCGCACTAGCCCTG CTACCAAGAGTCCATCAGCCCAACTTATGGAGCAAGTGGCTCAGCTTAAGTCCCTGAGTGACACCATTGAGAAGCTCAAG GATGAGGTCCTCAAGGAAACAGTATCTCAGCGCCCTGGAGCCACAGTACCCACTGACTTTGCCACCTTCCCTTCATCAGCCTTCCTCAGG GCCAAGGAGGAGCAGCAGGATGACACAGTCTACATGGGCAAAGTGACCTTCTCCTGTGCGGCTGGTCTTGGACAGCGACACCGGCTGGTGCTGACCCAGGAGCAGCTGCACCAGCTTCACAGTCGCCTCATCTCCTAA
- the DCTN1 gene encoding dynactin subunit 1 isoform X10, with product MSAEASARPLRVGSRVEVIGKGHRGTVAYVGATLFATGKWVGVILDEAKGKNDGTVQGRKYFTCDEGHGIFVRQSQIQVFEDGADTTSPETPDSSASKVLKREGTDTTAKTSKLTTTRRPKPTRPASTGVAGASSSLGPSGSASAGELSSSEPSTPAQTPLAAPIIPTPALTSPGAVPPLPSPSKEEEGLRAQVRDLEEKLETLRLKRAEDKAKLKELEKHKIQLEQVQEWKSKMQEQQADLQRRLKEARKEAKEALEAKERYMEEMADTADAIEMATLDKEMAEERAESLQQEVEALKERVDELTTDLEILKAEIEEKGSDGAASSYQLKQLEEQNARLKDALVRMRDLSSSEKQEHVKLQKLMEKKNQELEVVRQQRERLQEELSQAESTIDELKEQVDAALGAEEMVEMLTDRNLNLEEKVRELRETVGDLEAMNEMNDELQENARETELELREQLDMAGARVREAQKRVEAAQETVADYQQTIKKYRQLTAHLQDVNRELTNQQEASVERQQQPPPETFDFKIKFAETKAHAKAIEMELRQMEVAQANRHMSLLTAFMPDSFLRPGGDHDCVLVLLLMPRLICKAELIRKQAQEKFELSENCSERPGLRGAAGEQLSFAAGLVYSLSLLQATLHRYEHALSQCSVDVYKKVGSLYPEMSAHERSLDFLIELLHKDQLDETVNVEPLTKAIKYYQHLYSIHLAEQPEDCTMQLADHIKFTQSALDCMSVEVGRLRAFLQGGQEATDIALLLRDLETSCSDIRQFCKKIRRRMPGTDAPGIPAALAFGPQVSDTLLDCRKHLTWVVAVLQEVAAAAAQLIAPLAENEGLPVAALEELAFKASEQIYGTPSSSPYECLRQSCNILISTMNKLATAMQEGEYDAERPPSKPPPVELRAAALRAEITDAEGLGLKLEDRETVIKELKKSLKIKGEELSEANVRLSLLEKKLDSAAKDADERIEKVQTRLEETQALLRKKEKDFEETMDALQADIDQLEAEKTELKQRLNSQSKRTIEGLRSPPPSGIATLVSGIAGEEQQRGAVPGQAPGSVPGPGLVKDSPLLLQQISAMRLHISQLQHENNILKGAQMKASLASLPPLHVAKLSHEGPGSELPAGALYRKTSQLLETLNQLSTHTHVVDITRTSPATKSPSAQLMEQVAQLKSLSDTIEKLKDEVLKETVSQRPGATVPTDFATFPSSAFLRAKEEQQDDTVYMGKVTFSCAAGLGQRHRLVLTQEQLHQLHSRLIS from the exons AGGGAACTGATACAACTGCAAAGACTAGCAAACTG ACCACAACTCGGCGGCCCAAG CCCACCCGCCCAGCCAGTACTGGGGTGGCTGGGGCCAGTAGCTCCCTGGGCCCCTCTGGCTCAGCATCAGCAGGTGAGCTGAGCAGCAGTGAGCCCAGCACCCCGGCTCAGACTCCGCTGGCAGCACCCATCATCCCCACGCCGGCCCTCACCTCTCCTGGAGCAGTCCCCCCGCTTCCTTCCCCCTCCAAG gaggaggagggactaAGGGCTCAGGTGCGGGACCTGGAGGAAAAACTAGAGACCCTGAGACTGAAACGGGCAGAAGACaaagcaaagctaaaagagcTGGAGAAACACAAAATCCAACTGGAGCAGGTGCAGGAATGGAAGAGCAAAATGCAGGAGCAGCAGGCCGACCTGCAGCGGCGCCTCAAGGAGGCGAGAAAG GAAGCCAAGGAGGCCCTGGAGGCAAAGGAACGTTATATGGAGGAGATGGCTGATACTGCTGATGCCATTGAGATGGCCACTTTGGACAAGGAGATGGCTGAAGAGCGGGCTGAGTCCCTGcagcaggaggtggaggcacTGAAAGAGCGAGTGGACGAGCTCACCACTGACTTAGAGATCCTCAAGGCTGAGATTGAAGAGAAGG GCTCAGATGGCGCTGCATCCAGTTATCAGCTCAAGCAGCTTGAGGAGCAGAACGCCCGCCTGAAGGATGCCCTGGTGAG GATGCGGGATCTTTCTTCCTCAGAGAAGCAGGAGCATGTGAAGCTCCAGAAGCTCATGGAAAAGAAGAACCAAGAACTGGAAGTTGTGAGGCAGCAGCGGGAGCGTCTGCAGGAGGAGCTAAGCCAGGCAGAGAGCACCATTGATGAGCTCAAGGAGCAG GTGGATGCTGCTCTGGGTGCTGAGGAGATGGTGGAGATGCTGACAGATCGGAACCTGAATCTGGAAGAGAAAGTGCGCGAGTTGAGGGAGACTGTGGGAGACTTG GAAGCGATGAATGAGATGAACGACGAGCTGCAGGAGAATGCACGTGAGACAGAACTGGAGCTGCGGGAGCAGCTGGACATGGCGGGCGCGCGGGTTCGTGAGGCCCAGAAGCGTGTGGAGGCAGCCCAGGAGACGGTTGCAGACTACCAGCAGACCATTAAGAAGTACCGCCAGCTGACCGCCCATCTTCAG GATGTGAATCGGGAACTGACAAACCAGCAGGAAGCATCTGTGGAGAGGCAACAGCAGCCACCTCCAGAGACCTTTGACTTCAAAATCAAGTTTGCTGAGACTAAGGCCCATGCCAAG GCAATTGAGATGGAATTGAGGCAGATGGAGGTGGCCCAGGCCAACCGACACATGTCCCTGCTGACAGCCTTCATGCCTGACAGCTTCCTTCGGCCAGGTGGGGACCATGACTGCGTTCTGGTGCTGCTACTCATGCCTCGTCTCATTTGCAAG GCAGAGCTGATCCGGAAGCAGGCCCAGGAGAAGTTTGAACTAAGTGAGAACTGTTCAGAGCGGCCTGGGCTGCGAGGAGCTGCTGGGGAACAACTCAGCTTTGCTGCTGGACTGGTGTACTCGCTGAGCCTACTGCAGGCCACGCTACACCGCTATGAGCA TGCCCTCTCTCAGTGCAGTGTGGATGTGTATAAGAAAGTGGGCAGCCTCTACCCTGAGATGAGTGCCCATGAGCGTTCATTGGATTTCCTTATTGAACTGCTGCACAAGGATCAGCTGGATGAGACTGTCAATGTGGAGCCTCTCACCAAGGCCATCAAGTACTATCAG CATCTGTACAGCATCCACCTTGCCGAACAGCCTGAGGACTGTACTATGCAGCTGGCTGACCACATTAAG TTCACGCAAAGTGCTCTGGACTGCATGAGTGTGGAGGTAGGACGGCTGCGTGCCTTCTTGCAG GGTGGGCAGGAGGCTACAGATATTGCCCTTCTGCTCCGGGATCTGGAAACTTCGTGCAGTGACATCCGCCAGTTCTGCAAGAAGATCCGAAGGCGAATGCCAGGGACAGATGCTCCTGGGATCCCAGCTGCACTGGCCTTTGGACCACAG GTATCTGACACGCTCCTAGACTGCAGGAAACACTTGACATGGGTCGTGGCTGTGCTGCAGGAGGTGGCAGCTGCTGCTGCCCAGCTCATTGCCCCACTGGCGGAGAATGAGGGGCTACCTGTGGCTGCCCTGGAGGAACTGGCTTTCAAAGCAAGCGAGCAG ATCTATGGGACCCCTTCCAGCAGCCCCTATGAGTGTCTGCGCCAGTCATGCAACATCCTCATCAGTACCATGAACAAGCTGGCCACAGCCATGCAGGAGGGGGAGTATGATGCAGAGCGGCCCCCCAGCAAG CCTCCACCAGTTGAGTTGCGGGCTGCCGCCCTTCGTGCAGAGATCACAGATGCTGAAGGACTGGGTTTGAAGCTCGAAGATCGAGAGACAGTTATTAAGGAGTTGAAGAAGTCACTCAAGATTAAG GGAGAGGAGCTAAGTGAGGCCAATGTGCGGCTGAGCCTCCTGGAGAAGAAGTTGGACAGTGCTGCCAAGGATGCAGATGAGCGTATCGAGAAAGTCCAGACTCGGCTGGAGGAGACCCAGGCACTGCTGCGGAAGAAGGAGAA AGATTTTGAGGAGACAATGGATGCACTCCAGGCTGACATCGACCAGCTGGAGGCAGAGAAGACAGAACTAAAGCAACGGCTGAACAGCCAGTCTAAGCGCACAATTGAGGGGCTCCGGAGCCCTCCTCCTTCAGGCATTGCTACTCTGGTCTCTGGCATTGCTGGTG AAGAACAACAGCGAG GAGCTGTCCCTGGGCAGGCTCCAGGGTctgtgccaggcccagggctggTGAAGGACTCACCACTGCTGCTTCAGCAGATCTCTGCCATGAGGCTGCACATCTCCCAGCTCCAGCATGAGAATAACATCCTCAAG GGAGCCCAGATGAAGGCATCCTTGGCATCCCTGCCCCCTCTGCATGTTGCAAAGCTATCCCATGAGGGCCCTGGCAGTGAGTTACCAGCTGGAGCGCTGTATCGTAAGACCAGCCAGCTGCTGGAGACGTTGAATCAgttgagcacacacacacacgtagtaGACATCACTCGCACTAGCCCTG CTACCAAGAGTCCATCAGCCCAACTTATGGAGCAAGTGGCTCAGCTTAAGTCCCTGAGTGACACCATTGAGAAGCTCAAG GATGAGGTCCTCAAGGAAACAGTATCTCAGCGCCCTGGAGCCACAGTACCCACTGACTTTGCCACCTTCCCTTCATCAGCCTTCCTCAGG GCCAAGGAGGAGCAGCAGGATGACACAGTCTACATGGGCAAAGTGACCTTCTCCTGTGCGGCTGGTCTTGGACAGCGACACCGGCTGGTGCTGACCCAGGAGCAGCTGCACCAGCTTCACAGTCGCCTCATCTCCTAA